The following proteins come from a genomic window of Alnus glutinosa chromosome 10, dhAlnGlut1.1, whole genome shotgun sequence:
- the LOC133879064 gene encoding uncharacterized mitochondrial protein AtMg00810-like, which yields MNAEITAFEDNNTWLITDLPPNKTLIGCKWVYKVKLKADGSIERYKARLVAKGYTQQEDFDYYDTFSPVAKLTTVRCLLALPASNGWLLLQLDVNNAFLHGELNEEVYMKLPPGYLVKGENKVCKLTKSLYGLKQASRQWFAKFSSTLLLHGISQSKSDYSLFTRFQGKIFLALLVYVDDIVLASNNDDAITQLIVFLNTQLKLKDLGPLKFFLGLEIARTSKGISLSQRKYSLEILEDSGLLATKPSKFPMETNLKLSRSSGELLPDPTSYRRLVGRLLYLTITRPDISYYVQLLSQFMDSPRQPHMDAATRVLQYLKSSPGQGLFYSASSTPHLKAFCDSDWAGCPDTRRLVTRFCVFLGDSLISWKSKKQHTVSRSSAEAEYCSMAAATCEIVCCLVYCIIFRFLIHNLPYSSAIAKLPFTLLRILYTMKGQSI from the coding sequence ATGAATGCTGAGATTACTGCCTTTGAGGATAATAACACTTGGCTTATCACTGACTTGCCTCCAAACAAAACCCTAATtggatgcaaatgggtttatAAAGTGAAACTGAAGGCAGATGGGTCCATTGAACGCTATAAAGCAAGGCTTGTAGCTAAAGGTTACACACAACAAGAGGATTTTGATTATTATGACACTTTCTCTCCAGTTGCTAAACTCACAACTGTTCGGTGTCTTCTTGCTCTTCCTGCTTCGAATGGTTGGTTGCTACTCCAACTTGACGTCAATAATGCATTTTTGCATGGGGAACTCAATGAAGAAGTATACATGAAGTTACCTCCTGGTTATTTGGTTAAGGGGGAGAATAAGGTGTGCAAGCTCACCAAATCTTTATATGGGCTTAAACAGGCTTCTCGACAATGGTTTGCCAAATTCTCATCTACTTTGCTTCTTCATGGTATTTCTCAATCCAAATCCGATTACTCTTTGTTCACAAGGTTTCAAGGCAAGATTTTTTTAGCACTACttgtttatgtagatgatataGTTTTGGCTAGTAACAATGATGATGCCATTACTCAGCTTATTGTGTTCCTGAATACTCAACTTAAGCTTAAAGATCTTGgtcctttgaaattttttcttggaTTGGAGATAGCTCGCACTTCAAAGGGTATTTCTCTTTCCCAAAGAAAATATTCCTTAGAGATTCTGGAAGACAGTGGCTTACTTGCTACCAAGCCATCCAAGTTTCCTATGGAAACTAACTTGAAGTTGTCTCGATCTAGTGGTGAGTTGCTTCCAGATCCTACAAGTTACAGAAGACTAGTTGGGAGACTTCTCTATCTTACCATCACTAGACCGGATATATCTTATTATGTTCAGTTGCTTAGCCAATTCATGGACAGTCCAAGGCAGCCTCACATGGATGCAGCCACTCGAGTTCTTCAGTATCTAAAGTCTTCCCCTGGACAAGGGTTGTTCTACTCAGCTTCTTCAACTCCACATCTTAAGGCATTTTGTGATTCTGATTGGGCCGGATGTCCTGACACTCGAAGATTAGTTActagattttgtgtttttttgggagATTCTTTAATCTCTTGGAAATCTAAGAAGCAACATACAGTGTCTCGATCCTCTGCAGAGGCTGAATATTGTTCTATGGCTGCTGCTACATGTGAAATTGTTTGTTGCTTAGTGTATTGCATAATCTTCAGATTTCTGATCCACAACCTGCCTTACTCTTCTGCGATAGCAAAGTTGCCATTCACATTGCTGAGAATCCTGTATACCATGAAAGGACAAAGCATATAG
- the LOC133879065 gene encoding receptor like protein 21-like, producing the protein MEWPLLKVLLWGLLVFLQIHGHTAACLQEERIALLELKAFLESNIIHADADDHRGLLPSWIDDTKSDCCGWERVTCNSTSAHVIKLSLYNLKKKDPYNNRWLLNVSLLVPFKELTTLNLSSNAIRGCLPNESMRGMAEYIDGEKLGITIIEDDTADLRMKSGRCLIERFISDSRI; encoded by the exons ATGGAGTGGCCTTTACTGAAAGTCTTGTTGTGGGGTTTACTTGTATTTCTTCAAATTCATGGACACACAGCTGCCTGCCTCCAGGAAGAAAGGATTGCTCTGCTGGAATTGAAGGCGTTTCTGGAATCCAATATTATTCATGCTGATGCAGATGATCACCGCGGCCTTCTTCCGTCATGGATTGACGACACAAAGAGTGACTGTTGTGGTTGGGAGAGGGTCACATGCAACTCTACCTCCGCTCACGTGATCAAGCTTTCCCTCTAcaacttaaagaaaaaagatcctTATAACAACCGTTGGTTGCTAAACGTGTCCCTGTTGGTGCCTTTTAAGGAGCTAACAACTCTTAATCTATCCAGCAATGCAATTCGTGGTTGCCTACCAAACGAAA GCATGAGAGGGATGGCTGAATATATAGATGGTGAGAAGCTGGGCATAACCATAATCGAAGATGATACTGCTGACTTACGTATGAAGAGTGGAAGATGCCTCATTGAGAGATTCATATCCGACAGCCGCATCTAA